One Helicobacter suis HS1 genomic window, AATTTTAATTTGTGGCAATGGCGGGAGTGCAGCAGATGCGCAACATTTTGCAGCCGAGCTCACCGGACGCTATAAAAAAGAGCGCGGTGGGTTAGCTGCCATTGCTCTAAGTACGGATACTTCCGCACTCACAGCTATTGCTAACGATTATGGTTATCATTTTGTCTTTGCGCGCCAAGTGGAGGCTTTGGGCAAAAAAGGGGATTGTTTGGTGGGTATTTCTACGAGTGGTAATTCTGAAAATGTGCTTTTAGCGCTTAAAAAGGCCAAAGAATTAGGACTTAACACCTTAGGCATTAGCGGGCATCAGGGAGGTAAGATGCGCGCTCTATGTGATTTTAATCTCATCGTGCCTAGCACAGATACCCCTAGAATCCAAGAAATGCATATTTTGATGATT contains:
- the gmhA gene encoding D-sedoheptulose 7-phosphate isomerase, which gives rise to MQNFIEKEFLTHIQVAQETLKTLVQEIEKVALFLIETLKQGHQILICGNGGSAADAQHFAAELTGRYKKERGGLAAIALSTDTSALTAIANDYGYHFVFARQVEALGKKGDCLVGISTSGNSENVLLALKKAKELGLNTLGISGHQGGKMRALCDFNLIVPSTDTPRIQEMHILMIHLLCDQIEKAFCE